One genomic window of Coffea eugenioides isolate CCC68of chromosome 1, Ceug_1.0, whole genome shotgun sequence includes the following:
- the LOC113760936 gene encoding plant UBX domain-containing protein 10-like, whose translation MEFSWLCFRNRHNFLRVSHVRLTTPAFSGLQDPDLCTEILFAHGWYLKQAISFFFLISNPFDEPTTIDDSPFSFIPATISFNSNTEEAIVVLTTIAAGTNAALGLAWEVMTLRFSIISGSLVVLDSRCGLLGLILWK comes from the exons ATGGAATTCTCTTGGCTTTGTTTCAGGAATAGGCACAATTTTCTTAGAGTATCTCACGTTCGTTTGACTACACCAGCATTCTCAG GCCTTCAAGACCCTGATTTATGTACAGAGATCCTCTTCGCTCATGGCTGGTACCTCAAGCAAGCaatctccttttttttcctcatCTCTAATCCCTTTGATGAGCCCACCACCATTGACGATTCTCCTTTTAGCTTCATCCCAGCGACCATCTCTTTCAATTCTAACACCGAGGAAGCAATAGTAGTCTTAACCACCATAGCAGCTGGAACCAATGCGGCCCTCGGCTTGGCTTGGGAAGTTATGACACTTCGGTTCTCCATCATTTCCGGTAGTCTAGTGGTGCTGGACTCTAGATGTGGGCTACTTGGTTTGATACTATGGAAATGA
- the LOC113780041 gene encoding caffeic acid 3-O-methyltransferase-like, whose amino-acid sequence MESSVKTQLKSSSSSGENGKEGEKQNHFSYAMQLVSSASLTMVLYNAVKLNLFEIIAKAGPGAKLSPSEIASQLLVTNNPDAASMLDRMLRLLSSYSLFTCDVVEVAVDGGSGGETNVGYERVYGLSPVAEYFVPDEEGNSVAPLVELLQDKVLIDSWYELGNAVLDGGVPFNRVHGVHAFDYPSRDPKYNELFNKGMVGPTAIMMKELLQQYKGFEHLQTLVDVGGGLGITLHKIISKYPSIRGINFDLPHVIENAPSYPGVEHIGGDMFESVPGGDAMFMKMILHDWSDDHCLKLLKNCFKALPDHGKVIVVDLILPVKPDTSAFVKGIFQADALMMTQNPGGKERSESDVRALAIRAGFKDVKLQCLVGNVGVLELYK is encoded by the exons ATGGAGAGTTCAGTGAAAACCCAATTgaaatcatcatcatcatcgggtgaaaatggaaaagaaggagaaaaacaGAACCATTTCTCGTATGCAATGCAGCTGGTTAGTTCGGCTTCACTGACGATGGTTTTATACAATGCTGTGAAGCTAAATTTGTTCGAAATCATTGCCAAAGCCGGCCCAGGAGCCAAGCTATCACCTTCAGAAATCGCATCCCAGTTGCTTGTGACTAATAATCCTGATGCAGCTTCCATGCTCGACAGAATGCTTCGCTTGTTGAGTAGCTACTCGCTGTTCACTTGCGACGTCGTTGAGGTTGCCGTCGACGGCGGCAGTGGTGGGGAAACTAATGTGGGTTATGAAAGAGTTTATGGGTTGTCTCCGGTTGCCGAATATTTTGTACCGGATGAGGAGGGAAACTCAGTGGCGCCCCTGGTGGAGTTGCTTCAAGATAAGGTCTTGATTGATAGCTG GTATGAATTAGGGAATGCTGTCCTTGATGGAGGAGTTCCATTCAATAGAGTCCATGGTGTACATGCATTTGACTACCCTAGCAGGGATCCCAAGTATAATGAGTTATTCAATAAGGGAATGGTTGGTCCTACAGCCATAATGATGAAAGAACTGCTTCAGCAATATAAGGGTTTTGAACACCTTCAGACATTGGTTGATGTTGGTGGTGGTCTTGGAATAACCCTTCACAAGATTATATCAAAATACCCTTCCATAAGGGGTATCAATTTCGACCTACCACATGTCATTGAAAATGCACCATCCTATCCTG GAGTGGAACACATTGGTGGAGATATGTTTGAAAGTGTTCCTGGAGGAGATGCTatgttcatgaag ATGATACTCCATGATTGGAGTGATGATCATTGCTTAAAGCTGCTGAAGAACTGCTTCAAAGCTTTGCCAGACCATGGAAAAGtaattgtggttgatttgattCTGCCCGTGAAACCTGATACTAGTGCTTTTGTAAAAGGCATTTTCCAAGCTGATGCGCTCATGATGACTCAAAATCCTGGAGGGAAAGAGCGATCAGAATCTGATGTTCGAGCCTTGGCTATAAGAGCTGGATTTAAAGACGTAAAATTACAATGTCTTGTGGGTAATGTTGGAGTCCTGGAGTTGTACAAATAG